The proteins below are encoded in one region of Lonchura striata isolate bLonStr1 chromosome 1, bLonStr1.mat, whole genome shotgun sequence:
- the SPMIP7 gene encoding LOW QUALITY PROTEIN: protein SPMIP7 (The sequence of the model RefSeq protein was modified relative to this genomic sequence to represent the inferred CDS: inserted 5 bases in 3 codons; substituted 2 bases at 2 genomic stop codons): MKVVVYVKDSRMIHRNPEANQESAFGKFSKALPVEPIYRMXHQWYPSLLKKMCMSVMRGLESNHGSASFEERTVIISLNSIXNSNYFLKFYLLPLQXGQISLYLYQDTVPLIDPCSGFVSPAAGAEHQPGVGRAIESLADCSDRKPQQXIPTTCERVQPDHRRXLLEETSQDRRGSHRGKKDVEGHICVTFGREFEVDTSCELYILTPDIPGYIGKVHWSATHPANSNLPSTAPSVIAGMHG, translated from the exons ATGAAAGTGGTTGTTTATGTCAAAGACTCAAGAATGATCCACAGGAATCCTGAAGCAAA TCAAGAAAGTGCCTTTGGAAAGTTCTCAAAGGCCTTGCCAGTTGAACCAATTTACAGGA ATCACCAATGGTATCCAAGTCTGTTGAAGAAGATGTGTATGTCTGTTATGAGGGGTCTTGAGAGCAATCACGGTTCTGCCAGCTTTGAAGAGAGAACAGTAATTATTTCCTTAAATTCTATCTAGAACAGTAATTATTTCCTTAAATTCTATCTATTGCCCCTCCAGTAGGGGCAAATTAGCCTTTATTTGTACCAGGATACTGTGCCTTTAATAGATCCCTGCTCAGGTTTTGTGAGTCCAGCAGCAGGTGCTGAACATCAGCCCGGAGTTGGAAGAGCTATTGAATCCCTGGCAGACTGCAGTGATAGGAAACCTCAGCA CATTCCCACCACATGTGAAAGAGTCCAGCCTGACCACAGGAG CCTCCTGGAGGAAACCAGCCAGGACAGAAGAG GATCTCACAGAGGCAAAAAGGATGTAGAAGGGCACATATGTGTTACATTTGGAAGAGAATTTGAGGTGGACACCAGTTGTGAGCTTTATATACT CACTCCAGATATTCCTGGATACATTGGCAAGGTTCATTGGTCAGCAACTCACCCAGCAAATTCTAATCTTCCATCAACAGCCCCATCAGTAATTGCAGGAATGCATGGGTAG